agtgcaacaatggtggaaaaattaagactgcccatggtgaagcaccctaggccgtacaagctgcaatggttgaatgatagtggtgagataagggtgaacaagcaggtgttagttgcatttcgaatcggtaaatacgaagatgaagtgttgtgtgatgtagtaccgatgcaagcaggacacttgttgctagggcgtccatggcaatttgatagacgagtgaagcatgatggctttacgaacaaatactcctttgtacttaatcagcgatcaatcactcttgtaccattgactccgcagcaagtatatgaggatcaagtgagattgcaaaaagagagtgatcaaaagaaagagagtgaacagaagaaaaagagtgaaaatcagagagaggccgagaaaaatgagagaaaaaagaaaatcaaaattcggccattgagagaaaatcagagagaaaacaaaagaatttttatgcaaacatgggagaaattaggcaagcaatgtttttaaatcagccgatgattgtacttttgtacaaagaggcatttttcaatactaacgaacttgatatctctcttcctagttctgttgtttctcttttgcaggagtatgaggatgtctttcccgaggaaacaccacatggcttacctccaatccgagggattgaacatcaaattgattttgttcccggtgcgacaattccaaaccgaccagcctataggagcaatcctgaggagacaaaggagcttcaacggcaggtaaaggagttgttagagaaagggtacgtgggggagagcttgagcccatgcgctgttccagtaatacttgtacctaagaaggatgggacgtggagaatgtgcattgattgccgagcaatcaacaacataacggtaaagtatcgtcatcctattcctcgcttagatgatatgttagatgagttacatggttcttgtgtattttctaaaattgatttaaaagtggttatcatcagattagaatgaaagaaggagatgaatggaaaactgcctttaaaacaaaatacggtttgtacgaatggttagttatgcctttcggtttgactaatgctccaagcacttttatgagacttatgaatcatgttttgcgtgcatttataggtagatttgtggttgtctactttgatgatatactagtttacagcaaaaacttagatgatcataaggtacatttgaaatctgtcttagatgtgcttaggaaggaaaagttatttgctaatatgaagaagtgtactttttgcaccgataagcttgtttttttgggatttgttgttagtgcacaaggtatacaggttgatgaggagaaggtacgtgcaatccaagagtggcctagtcccacaagtgtaagtaatgttcgtagttttcatggacttgctagtttctatcggcggttcgtgaaggactttagtagcatagcagcaccacttactgaagtgatcaagaaaaacgttggatttagatggggagaagaacaagagaaggcgtttcagctaatcaaagagaagctgaccaacgctcctttattatctttacctaacttttctaaaacttttgagattgaatgtgatgcttcaggtgttggtataggtgcagttctcatgcaggaaggacgaccaattgcttacttcagcgaaaaactaagcggtgcagccttaaactatccaacttatgataaagagttgtatgcattggttcgagctttagagacgtggcagcactacctatggcctaaggagttcgtgatacacaccgatcatgagtccttgaaacacttgaagggccaacacaaactaaacaaaagacatgcccgatgggtggagttcattgagacgtttccatacgtcattcggtataagcaaggtaaggagaatgtggtcgccgatgcactttctcgcaggtatgcattactctctacacttgatgcaaaattgcttggttttgagcacattaaaaatttatatgctgatgaccatgaattttgtgaggaatatcgagcttgtgagaaaattccttgtggtaagttctttaggcatgatgactttctgtttcgagagaataagttatgcgtgccaaattgttccttgagagagttattagtgcaggaatcacatggtgggggattaatgggacattttggagtagcaaagactttagctattttgcaagaacacttctattggccacatatgaaaagagatgttgagagaatttgtggtagatgcattacgtgtaggcaagctaaatccagagtgcagcctaacggtttgtatactcctttaccaattcctagtgagccttggattgatatttcaacggactttgtgttaggattacctaggactaaacgtgggagagattcaatttttgtggttgtggatagattttctaagatggcacactttattccatgtcacaaaacggatgatgcctcgcatgttgctgatttgttctttagggagattgtgaggttacatggcatgcctagaacaattgtttcggatagagatgctaagttcttgagctatttttggaagactttgtggtgtaagttaggtactaagctgttattttctactacttgtcacccacaaactgatggtcaaacggaagtagtaaatagaactttgtctactttgttgagggcaatcataaaaaaaaacattaaaacatgggaagagtgtttaccacatgttgagtttgcttataacagatctgttcattccgctactaaattttcaccatttgaagttgtttatggatttaatcctttaactccattggatttatctcctttacctttgactgagcatgttaatttagatggcaaaaagaaagctgaatttgtcaagcagattcatgagaaaacaagactcaacattgagcgaaaaacggagcagtatacaaaacacgccaacaagggccgtcataagctgatttttgaacccggagattgggtttggttgcatatgaggaaagagagatttccggcgcaaagacgttccaaactgcttccaagaggagatggaccttttcaagtcctggagcgcatcaatgacaatgcttataaactagacttacctggtgagtacaatgtaagtgctacttttaatgtttctgatttgcttccttttgatgtaggtgatgatttgaggacaaatccttttcaagaggaggggaatgatgcaaatcgtagcacgacttcaagggatccagttcaagttccaattggaccgattacgcgagcacgagcaaagaagtttaaagatgaactcaacggcctgattcaagaggtttgggctcaagcaaattcgtggaggcccattggacatgaatcacgtgatccacaaagatccatcaacattattcaagttatagaagattccggacaaggctaaattcagcaagtgtttaaggaagcttctagaacagttgatgatcaacagaagataacatcagatttgtttgaagtttaaatctcatagagatattctaggggtatttagattttatatctttatagattatgtcatatctctatcgatattcttggttttaatttccttatctataggaggagatatgaccatattaggattactttatgtctatatatattcatcttagtcaatttttaatgagaggaacattcagaaaattgtgagagtattctctttggttcttgaagaactaatcgaacttatcggaagtttccgtggcgttcatcatcgacttatcaaacggctttccaccaccgtttgtggcgtcttcatcgacttatcaagcggttttccattaccgtttgtggcgtcttcccatataccgaggttcttgtttcgcattaaacaa
The sequence above is a segment of the Punica granatum isolate Tunisia-2019 unplaced genomic scaffold, ASM765513v2 Contig00542, whole genome shotgun sequence genome. Coding sequences within it:
- the LOC116191013 gene encoding uncharacterized protein LOC116191013, giving the protein DRNREDYNLGSIKMKIPSFHSYSELKKVKVAAIEFSDYAIVWWDQLMINRRRNREPPIATWEEMKRVMRKRFVPSYYYRELYNKLQSLRQGNRSVEEYFKEMEVAMIRANIEEDREATMARFLAGLNREIQNAVELQHYVELEDMVHMAIKIENQFKRRGNTRASQSPSTSTWKPNQSKKDEKQSTSMLKTEQKREATSHVPQGKTDISTSRNLDIKCFKCQGRGHIASQCPNKRVMLMRDNGDIVTDTEDSDTDDMPPLEDVPEEEYLAPDALTLVARRALSLQTKGVEEVQRENIFHTRCYIKDKVCSVIIDGGSCTNVASATMVEKLRLPMVKHPRPYKLQWLNDSGEIRVNKQVLVAFRIGKYEDEVLCDVVPMQAGHLLLGRPWQFDRREYEDVFPEETPHGLPPIRGIEHQIDFVPGATIPNRPAYRSNPEETKELQRQVKELLEKGYVGESLSPCAVPVILVPKKDGTWRFVVSAQGIQVDEEKVRAIQEWPSPTSVSNVRSFHGLASFYRRFVKDFSSIAAPLTEVIKKNVGFRWGEEQEKAFQLIKEKLTNAPLLSLPNFSKTFEIECDASGVGIGAVLMQEGRPIAYFSEKLSGAALNYPTYDKELYALVRALETWQHYLWPKEFVIHTDHESLKHLKGQHKLNKRHARWVEFIETFPYVIRYKQGKENVVADALSRRHDDFLFRENKLCVPNCSLRELLVQESHGGGLMGHFGVAKTLAILQEHFYWPHMKRDVERICGRCITCRQAKSRVQPNGLYTPLPIPSEPWIDISTDFVLGLPRTKRGRDSIFVVVDRFSKMAHFIPCHKTDDASHVADLFFREIVRLHGMPRTIVSDRDAKFLSYFWKTLWCKLGTKLLFSTTCHPQTDGQTEVVNRTLSTLLRAIIKKNIKTWEECLPHVEFAYNRSVHSATKFSPFEVVYGFNPLTPLDLSPLPLIWLHMRKERFPAQRRSKLLPRGDGPFQVLERINDNAYKL